The Desulfovibrio sp. DNA window GTTGCGTTCTGCATCCAGCGCAAAGTCGATCATCATGATGGCATTCTTTTTAACAATGCCGATGAGCAGGATAATGCCGATAATGCCCACCACTCCAAGATCCATGTCTGCCAGCATGAGCGCCAGCAGAGCTCCCACACCAGCCGACGGCAGCGTGGAAAGAATGGTCACGGGGTGGATATAACTTTCGTACAGCACGCCCAGCACGATATACATGGTGATGATGGCCGCCAGAATGAGCCATATCTGGTTATCTGTGGATGTGGTAAAAGCCTTGGCCGCACCCTGCAGCTGGGTACGCAGGGCCGCAGGCAGCTTGAGCTCCGCCTCAGTTTCCTTGAGGGCCTTGACCGCAGCGCCCAGTGAGGAACCGCGCGCCACGTTGAAGGATATGGTCGCCACAGGAAACTGCCCCTGCCGCGCAACGGAAAGACGCACGGGACGCTCCTCGAGAGTGGCAAGACTTGTGAGCGGCACAGGCTTGCCATCGCCGCCGGACACATAGATATTTTCCAAGGACTGCGGGCCAAGCCGAAAACGGGGAGCTGTTTCCAGCACAACTTTATATTGGTTGGTCTGGGTAAAAATGGTTGAGATGAGCCGCTGCCCCAGCGCATCATACAGGGCGTTGTCGATGGCCGACATGCTTATGCCAAGGCGACCCGCCGCATCGCGGTTGATGTTGAGCCAGGCCATGCGCCCCGGATTCTGGTAGTCGCTGGTGACCATTTCAAGTTCTGGCCGTTGCGCCAGCCCGTTCACGATACGCGGAACCCACTCATCCAGCTGGTCCCTGTTCAGCGCCTCCACCGTAAACTGGTACTGGGTGCGCGAAATGCGGTCTTCGATGGTCAGATCCTGCACGGGCTGTAAATACAGAATCATGCCCGGCAATGTGCCAGCTTTTTCCATGATGCGGCGGGCAATGGCCGGGGCGCGCGCATCGCGGTCTTCCAGCGGTTTCAGCTCCACAGAAAGACGCGACGTGCCCATGCTCTGATTTATACCGTCCACGCCCACAAAAAACACCACGCTCTCCACTGCCGGATCTTGCAGAATAATATCTGCCAACTGGCGCTGTCGCCCTGCCATTGCCTCAAAGGACGTATCCTGCGGAGCCTCGGCAATCCCCTGAATGACGCCCGTATCCTGCACGGGAAAAAAGCCCTTGGGCACAACAATGTACAGCAGCACCGTCAGCACCAGCGTGCCGGCAGCCACGGCCAGCGTCAGACTCTGGTGGTGCAGCACCCAGTCGAGCTTTTCTTCGTACCAGGCCAGCAGGCGGACAAAAAACCTGCCGTTTTCATGTTGCCCTGAGTGGTTGGCGGCATGCCGGTCGGCCTGATTTTCGGGTCGCAGCATGACAGCGCACAGCATGGGCGTAAGCGTGAGCGAGATAACCGCAGAAATAAGAATGGTCACAGCCAGCGTGACCGCAAATTCGCGGAACAGCCGCCCCACCACATCGCCCATGAACAGCAGCGGAATAAGCACCGCCACCAACGAAATGGTGAGAGAAATAATGGTAAAGCCTATCTGCCCTGCACCTGTCAGCGCCGCCTGCACGGGCTTTTGCCCCTG harbors:
- a CDS encoding MdtB/MuxB family multidrug efflux RND transporter permease subunit, producing MNLSRIFILRPIATSLLMVALFLSGLLGYRYLPVAALPQIDYPTIQVQTLYPGASPDVMASVITAPLERQFGLMPGLVQMSSLSSAGASVVTLQFDLALALDVAEQEVQAAINAANNLLPSDLPSPPIYNKVNPADPPVITLAVTSDAMPLTRLEDLVDTRMAQKISQLPGVGLVTLSGGQRPAVRVQVNPKALANAGFTLADVRTAIAKANVNDAKGSFDGPERASTIDSNDQLASADAYAEAIIGYKDGGPLRLRDVADVVEGAENARLAAYVAGEGMGFQPAIVLSVQRQPGANVIGVADRVTQLLPVLKQTLPGNVDVRVVTDRTTTIRATVHDVQLELLLAVALVIWVIWLFLRNARATIIPALAVPLSLVGTLGVMHLAGYSLNNLTLMALVIATGFVVDDAIVVIENISRYLEQGQKPVQAALTGAGQIGFTIISLTISLVAVLIPLLFMGDVVGRLFREFAVTLAVTILISAVISLTLTPMLCAVMLRPENQADRHAANHSGQHENGRFFVRLLAWYEEKLDWVLHHQSLTLAVAAGTLVLTVLLYIVVPKGFFPVQDTGVIQGIAEAPQDTSFEAMAGRQRQLADIILQDPAVESVVFFVGVDGINQSMGTSRLSVELKPLEDRDARAPAIARRIMEKAGTLPGMILYLQPVQDLTIEDRISRTQYQFTVEALNRDQLDEWVPRIVNGLAQRPELEMVTSDYQNPGRMAWLNINRDAAGRLGISMSAIDNALYDALGQRLISTIFTQTNQYKVVLETAPRFRLGPQSLENIYVSGGDGKPVPLTSLATLEERPVRLSVARQGQFPVATISFNVARGSSLGAAVKALKETEAELKLPAALRTQLQGAAKAFTTSTDNQIWLILAAIITMYIVLGVLYESYIHPVTILSTLPSAGVGALLALMLADMDLGVVGIIGIILLIGIVKKNAIMMIDFALDAERNEGKEPLAAIRQACLLRLRPILMTTMAALLGALPLMIGWGMGAELRRPLGVTMVGGLIFSQALTLFTTPVIYLWFDRVSTRFKGRKAPQAQEHGANAPAEEARP